The proteins below come from a single Paroceanicella profunda genomic window:
- a CDS encoding NAD(P)H-dependent oxidoreductase, protein MKRALVLYAHPCEESFAASVHQTVVTRLRANDWAVDDCNLYAEGFSPVLSAEERRGYHDIGPNTLPVQDYVERIRRARALVMVFPVWNFGYPAILKGFFDRVFVPGVSFGMVDGKVQGMLHNIRRVAAVTTYGGTRTRATLAGDPPRRIVMRALRKTVHPGAGFRYLALYDMNRATERDRAAHLNRVYREMDNF, encoded by the coding sequence ATGAAACGCGCCCTCGTGCTCTACGCCCACCCCTGCGAGGAGAGCTTCGCCGCCTCCGTGCATCAGACGGTCGTCACCCGCCTGCGCGCGAACGACTGGGCGGTGGATGACTGCAACCTCTACGCGGAAGGCTTCTCGCCGGTGCTCAGCGCCGAGGAACGCCGCGGCTACCACGACATCGGCCCGAACACCCTGCCGGTGCAGGATTACGTGGAGCGCATCCGCCGCGCCCGGGCGCTGGTGATGGTGTTCCCGGTGTGGAACTTCGGCTACCCGGCCATCCTGAAGGGGTTCTTCGACCGGGTGTTCGTGCCCGGCGTGTCCTTCGGCATGGTCGACGGCAAGGTGCAGGGCATGCTGCACAACATCCGCCGGGTGGCGGCCGTCACCACCTACGGCGGCACGCGCACCCGCGCCACCCTGGCCGGAGACCCGCCGCGCCGCATCGTGATGCGTGCCCTGCGCAAGACCGTGCACCCCGGCGCGGGCTTTCGCTACCTCGCGCTCTACGACATGAACCGCGCGACGGAGCGCGACCGCGCCGCGC
- a CDS encoding FAD-binding oxidoreductase: MKPNVAAALEALSHLDTTVNPAALKAQSRDFFWYSPVLKARLDGVVADFAVSPATEEEVIEVLRTCYAHDCPVTTRGAGTGNYGQAMPLAGGCVLNLRKLNRVKEIHPGRLIVEPGAILKDIDAATRAHSGQELRMFSSTWATASIGGFIAGGSGGVGSVRWGSLRDLGNIIRLRVVTMEAEPRILEFRGEELARVSHAYGTNGIITELEMPLAPAYDWVDLMLAFEDFPAAAAYADALANQDGILIKLATVIEAPAPALYFQRLKGRVTDTQSLVLLMVAPQAIDAFETFTARRGAAQILYRSDDCDWERGPGLVFEYAWNHTTLRALKVDPAITYLQVRYAFPDHLERVEEIRQVFGDEVLQHLEIMRTNGKVHAAGLSLVRFTTEERLDEIVRLHEEMGCMIFNPHRYTLEEGGRQSVDAIQLGFKREADPKGLLNPGKMISWEDPDWRYERMYAYPGLKDQAE; this comes from the coding sequence ATGAAACCGAATGTCGCCGCCGCCCTCGAGGCCCTCTCGCATCTCGACACCACGGTGAACCCCGCCGCGTTGAAGGCCCAGAGCCGGGATTTCTTCTGGTACTCGCCGGTGCTCAAGGCCCGGCTGGACGGCGTGGTGGCCGATTTCGCCGTCTCCCCCGCCACGGAGGAGGAGGTGATCGAGGTGCTGCGCACCTGTTATGCGCATGATTGCCCGGTGACCACCCGCGGGGCGGGCACCGGCAATTACGGCCAGGCCATGCCGCTCGCCGGGGGTTGCGTGCTCAACCTGCGCAAGCTGAACCGGGTGAAGGAGATCCACCCCGGCCGGCTGATCGTGGAGCCGGGCGCCATCCTGAAGGACATCGACGCCGCCACTCGCGCCCACTCGGGCCAGGAACTGCGCATGTTCTCCTCCACCTGGGCGACGGCGAGCATCGGCGGGTTCATCGCCGGCGGCTCGGGCGGCGTGGGCTCGGTGCGCTGGGGCTCGCTGCGCGACCTGGGCAACATCATCCGCCTGCGGGTGGTGACCATGGAGGCCGAGCCGCGCATCCTGGAATTCCGCGGCGAGGAGCTGGCCCGCGTCTCCCACGCCTATGGCACAAACGGCATCATCACCGAGCTGGAGATGCCGCTGGCCCCCGCCTATGACTGGGTGGACCTCATGCTCGCCTTCGAGGACTTCCCCGCCGCCGCGGCCTATGCCGACGCGCTGGCGAACCAGGACGGCATCCTCATCAAGCTCGCCACCGTGATCGAGGCCCCGGCCCCCGCGCTCTACTTCCAGCGTCTCAAGGGGCGGGTGACGGACACCCAGTCCCTCGTGCTGCTGATGGTCGCCCCGCAGGCGATCGACGCCTTCGAGACCTTCACCGCCCGGCGCGGCGCGGCGCAGATCCTCTACCGCTCCGACGATTGCGACTGGGAGCGCGGGCCGGGCCTCGTGTTCGAATACGCCTGGAACCACACCACCCTGCGCGCGCTGAAGGTGGACCCGGCGATCACCTACCTGCAGGTGCGCTATGCCTTCCCGGACCACCTGGAACGCGTCGAGGAAATCCGCCAGGTGTTCGGCGACGAGGTGCTCCAGCACCTGGAGATCATGCGCACCAACGGCAAGGTGCATGCCGCCGGCCTCTCGCTGGTGCGCTTCACCACCGAGGAGCGGCTGGACGAGATCGTGCGCCTGCACGAGGAGATGGGCTGCATGATCTTCAACCCGCACCGCTACACGCTGGAGGAGGGCGGGCGCCAGTCCGTCGACGCCATCCAGCTCGGCTTCAAGCGCGAGGCAGATCCGAAGGGCCTGCTCAACCCCGGCAAGATGATCTCCTGGGAAGACCCGGACTGGAGATATGAGCGCATGTACGCCTACCCGGGGCTGAAGGACCAGGCCGAATGA